In the genome of Coturnix japonica isolate 7356 chromosome 19, Coturnix japonica 2.1, whole genome shotgun sequence, one region contains:
- the TBX2 gene encoding T-box transcription factor TBX2 has translation MRDPAFPGTAMAYHPFHAPRPADFPMSAFLAAAQPSFFPALALPPAALAKPMPDPGLAGAAEAGLHVSALGHHHQAAHLRSLKSLEPEEEVEDDPKVTLEAKELWDQFHKLGTEMVITKSGRRMFPPFKVRVSGLDKKAKYILLMDIVAADDCRYKFHNSRWMVAGKADPEMPKRMYIHPDSPATGEQWMAKPVAFHKLKLTNNISDKHGFTILNSMHKYQPRFHIVRANDILKLPYSTFRTYVFPETDFIAVTAYQNDKITQLKIDRNPFAKGFRDPGNGRREKRKQLSLPSLRMYEEPCKPDRDGGESDASSCEPSAVRDALHSPVGPLPSPLRLKGSGREEKPGADSDAEVEKVPEERPVGGSPGGEDTSPRGSPRCPSEQSKERRSPEKAKDGASPGDGPGEGLFGARGMEKDKVEGRRKEPEQGKKDAEGIGLGKEAFAPLMVHTDSPPHLSAGHLQSLALSGLHGQQFFSPLGAGQPLFIHPGQFAMAPGAFSAMGMGHLLASVTGGSSLENGALSSAPGAAGTATPFPFHLSQHMLASQGIPMPTFGGLFPYPYTYMAAAAAAASAMPATSAAAAAAAGPLSRNPFLSSSRPRLRFSPYQLPVSIPPSTNLLTTGLPSSLNPGSEGSKAGSSREPSPIPDVHKAQRPAASPPKGSLKESLNELQNIQRLVSGLESQRDLSPGRESPK, from the exons ATGAGAGATCCAGCCTTCCCAGGGACTGCCATGGCTTACCACCCCTTCCACGCTCCCCGGCCGGCCGATTTCCCTATGTCTGCTTTCCTCGCCGCCGCTCAGCCCTCCTTTTTCCCCGCTCTGGCTCTGCCCCCGGCGGCTTTGGCCAAGCCCATGCCGGACCCGGGGCTGGCCGGGGCGGCCGAGGCCGGGCTGCACGTCTCGGCTCTGGGCCACCACCACCAGGCAGCCCATCTGCGCTCCCTTAAGAGCCTGGAGCCCGAGGAGGAGGTAGAGGACGACCCCAAAGTGACGCTGGAAGCCAAAGAGCTTTGGGACCAATTCCACAAACTGGGCACCGAGATGGTGATCACCAAATCCGGGAG GAGGATGTTCCCCCCATTCAAGGTGCGAGTGAGCGGCCTGGACAAGAAGGCCAAATACATTTTGCTCATGGATATAGTTGCGGCCGACGACTGCCGGTATAAATTCCACAACTCCCGCTGGATGGTGGCCGGGAAGGCCGACCCGGAGATGCCCAAACGCATGTACATCCACCCCGACAGCCCGGCCACCGGCGAGCAGTGGATGGCCAAACCCGTTGCCTTTCACAAACTCAAGCTCACCAACAACATCTCGGACAAACACGGCTTT acCATCCTGAACTCCATGCACAAATACCAGCCCCGCTTCCACATCGTGCGGGCCAACGACATCCTCAAGCTGCCCTACAGCACCTTCCGCACCTACGTGTTCCCCGAGACCGACTTCATCGCCGTCACCGCCTACCAGAACGACAAG ATCACGCAGCTGAAGATCGATAGGAACCCCTTCGCCAAAGGCTTTCGGGACCCTGGCAACGGCCGTCGGGAGAAGAG GAAGCAGCTCTCGCTGCCATCGCTGCGGATGTACGAGGAGCCCTGCAAACCCGACAGAGACGGCGGCGAATCAGACGCGTCCTCCTGCGAACCATCGGCGGTGCGCGACGCTCTGCACTCCCCCGTGggccccctccccagccccctgCGCCTGAAGGGCAGCGGCAGAG AGGAGAAGCCGGGGGCTGACAGCGATGCAGAGGTGGAGAAGGTGCCCGAGGAGCGGccagtgggtggcagccctggTGGGGAGGATACATCACCCCGTGGCAGCCCACGGTGCCCCAGCGAGCAAAGCAAGGAGAGGCGCAGCCCGGAGAAAgccaaggatggagcatccccGGGGGACGGCCCTGGTGAGGGTCTGTTTGGAGCACGGGGCATGGAAAAGGACAAAgtggaagggaggaggaaagagccGGAGCAGGGCAAGAAGGACGCAGAAGGGATCGGGCTCGGCAAGGAGGCCTTTGCCCCACTGATGGTGCACACGGACAGCCCCCCGCACCTGAGCGCCGGGCACCTGCAGAGCCTCGCACTCTCTGGGCTCCATGGGCAGCAGTTCTTCAGCCCGCTGGGTGCCGGGCAGCCCCTCTTCATCCACCCAGGACAGTTTGCCATGGCCCCTGGGGCTTTCTCCGCTATGGGCATGGGACATTTGCTGGCCTCAGTGACCGGCGGCAGCAGCCTGGAGAATGGGGCCCTCTCATCCGCCCCAGGTGCAGCGGGAACAGCCACCCCCTTCCCATTCCACCTCTCCCAGCACATGCTGGCCTCTCAG GGAATCCCGATGCCCACTTTTGGCGGCCTCTTCCCCTACCCCTACACCtacatggcagcagcagcagcagccgcctCGGCCATGCCGGCCACCAGCGCagctgccgccgccgccgccgggccgCTGTCCCGCAATCCGTTCCTGAGCAGCAGCCGCCCCCGCCTGCGTTTCAGCCCCTACCAGCTCCCGGTCAGCATCCCGCCCAGCACCAACCTGCTCACCACCGGCCTCCCCTCCAGCCTCAACCCCGGCTCCGAGGGCTCCAAGGCGGGCAGCAGCCGCgagcccagccccatccccgACGTGCACAAAGCCCAGCGCCCCGCTGCCTCCCCCCCAAAAGGTTCCCTGAAGGAATCTCTCAACGAACTGCAGAACATCCAGAGACTGGTGAGCGGGTTGGAGAGCCAGCGGGATCTGTCGCCCGGCAGGGAGTCCCCCAAGTGA